A part of Thermodesulfovibrionales bacterium genomic DNA contains:
- a CDS encoding metalloregulator ArsR/SmtB family transcription factor, translating into MKLFKLLADETRFRILVLLMRKELCVCQVMGVLGISQPLVSRNLGLLSGAGLLNERREGKLVFYSFKKKPASVATKILEMINKGLKEDSGLRRDLRSLSDCGEFQKKTGKCDMKTFLAFMEEQRAKRHGEGRNKRNRHGGLN; encoded by the coding sequence GTGAAATTATTCAAACTTCTCGCCGATGAGACGCGGTTCCGGATACTCGTGCTCCTCATGAGGAAGGAGCTCTGTGTCTGTCAGGTGATGGGGGTGCTCGGAATATCCCAGCCACTCGTTTCCAGAAATCTTGGACTTCTCAGTGGCGCCGGGCTCCTCAATGAGAGACGGGAGGGGAAACTGGTCTTCTACTCCTTCAAAAAAAAACCGGCGTCCGTGGCCACAAAGATCCTGGAGATGATAAACAAGGGTCTGAAAGAAGACAGCGGTCTTCGGCGCGACCTCCGGTCGCTTTCAGACTGCGGCGAGTTCCAGAAGAAGACGGGGAAATGCGACATGAAGACCTTCCTCGCCTTCATGGAGGAGCAGAGGGCAAAGCGGCACGGCGAAGGAAGAAACAAAAGAAACCGCCACGGCGGCCTGAATTGA
- a CDS encoding S4 domain-containing protein has translation MEGAREVRTVEVSEAGERLDAFLAGRAGITRSQIQKFIASGDVLVNGTRVSQHYRVRIGDSIRLVIPEGESGELVPEPLPIEILYRDAFIVVVNKPAGMVVYPAAGHGRGTLMNALAYHCGRLA, from the coding sequence ATGGAAGGAGCACGCGAAGTCAGGACCGTAGAGGTATCGGAGGCGGGTGAACGGCTCGATGCGTTCCTTGCGGGGAGAGCAGGCATTACCCGTTCTCAGATTCAGAAGTTCATCGCGAGCGGGGATGTCCTTGTCAACGGGACACGGGTCAGCCAGCATTACCGGGTAAGGATTGGTGATTCGATCCGTCTCGTCATACCCGAAGGGGAATCCGGTGAACTCGTCCCGGAACCGTTGCCCATCGAGATCCTCTATCGCGACGCATTCATCGTCGTTGTGAACAAACCCGCCGGGATGGTTGTGTACCCTGCTGCCGGTCACGGCCGAGGCACCCTCATGAACGCCCTCGCCTATCACTGTGGAAGACTTGCG
- a CDS encoding TIGR04282 family arsenosugar biosynthesis glycosyltransferase: protein MSCRSSLLLFVRSPKMGRVKSRLAAVLGAETTLALYRNFVFDIICTLERRSDPLLIFFDPPDAEGEIRNWLGKGHAYFPQSGNDLGERMENAFVRSFAEGIEKAVLIGSDIPDLTDHVISEAFASLETRGAVIGPAVDGGYYLIGFRRERFLPEIFRGIQWSTGSVFADTMKAFERFGCGAHVLPEWRDVDTPEDLADLFLRNRDTQFRKSKTMSLIDTIRNSVSL, encoded by the coding sequence ATGTCCTGTCGTTCATCTCTCCTCCTTTTCGTCAGGTCCCCGAAGATGGGCAGGGTAAAATCACGCCTCGCTGCGGTTCTCGGTGCAGAGACCACTCTCGCGCTCTATAGAAATTTCGTCTTCGACATTATCTGCACGCTTGAAAGAAGAAGCGACCCCCTGCTGATTTTTTTCGATCCGCCCGATGCAGAAGGAGAAATACGGAACTGGCTCGGTAAGGGTCATGCCTATTTCCCGCAGAGCGGGAATGATCTGGGAGAGAGGATGGAGAACGCCTTTGTCCGGTCCTTCGCGGAGGGCATCGAAAAGGCAGTCCTCATCGGAAGCGACATCCCGGACCTCACGGACCATGTCATCTCCGAGGCATTTGCCTCTCTCGAAACTCGCGGGGCCGTCATAGGCCCTGCTGTTGACGGCGGATACTACCTTATCGGTTTTCGGAGGGAAAGATTCCTGCCAGAGATATTTCGCGGAATTCAGTGGAGCACCGGTTCCGTCTTCGCCGATACGATGAAGGCCTTTGAAAGATTTGGATGCGGCGCCCATGTCCTTCCCGAGTGGAGGGATGTCGATACCCCTGAAGACCTCGCCGACCTCTTTCTGAGAAACAGAGATACGCAATTCAGGAAATCAAAAACCATGTCTCTCATCGACACCATACGGAATAGCGTGTCGTTGTGA
- a CDS encoding TIGR04283 family arsenosugar biosynthesis glycosyltransferase, giving the protein MDCKISIIIPVWNEASVINRTLDHIFTLPYGGAVEIIVVDGHPEGKTINEIRQRRVDRMISEKGRANQMNAGARRAGGDVLLFLHADTMLPENALASIAGVIETGRHVGGAFDLGIESERMVFRLIERAASLRSRLTRIPYGDQAIFIRRDYFAEMNGFREIPIMEDMDIMRRIKKRGDAIHIIPARVKTSARRWEKEGILSCTLRNWMMAGLYLLGISPERLCRFYP; this is encoded by the coding sequence ATGGATTGTAAGATCTCGATAATCATTCCTGTATGGAATGAGGCATCCGTCATCAACCGGACACTCGATCATATCTTCACCTTGCCGTACGGCGGAGCGGTCGAGATTATCGTTGTCGACGGCCACCCAGAAGGGAAAACGATAAACGAGATACGGCAAAGGCGAGTAGACAGGATGATCTCCGAAAAAGGACGCGCGAATCAGATGAATGCGGGGGCACGCCGGGCAGGAGGGGATGTCCTACTCTTTCTTCATGCCGACACGATGCTTCCGGAAAATGCCCTGGCCTCCATTGCCGGCGTAATCGAAACGGGAAGGCATGTCGGTGGGGCCTTTGACCTCGGAATAGAATCGGAAAGAATGGTCTTCAGGCTGATAGAGCGTGCCGCTTCTCTGCGGTCGCGTCTGACGAGAATCCCTTACGGAGACCAGGCGATCTTCATCCGGAGAGACTATTTCGCCGAGATGAACGGGTTCAGGGAGATTCCGATCATGGAAGACATGGATATCATGAGGCGCATTAAGAAAAGAGGGGACGCGATCCATATCATCCCTGCGAGGGTAAAGACCTCTGCGAGGAGGTGGGAGAAGGAGGGCATCCTTTCTTGCACCCTCAGAAACTGGATGATGGCCGGCCTCTATCTCCTCGGCATCTCCCCTGAAAGGCTGTGCCGTTTTTATCCGTAA